In the Desulfurobacteriaceae bacterium genome, one interval contains:
- a CDS encoding RsmE family RNA methyltransferase produces NKTELSFVLWEKGGKSLKDYESFNASSVSFIVGPEGGLDTEEIEILKEKGFKPIYLGKRILRAETAAIAGMALVQYIWGDLGGE; encoded by the coding sequence AAAACAAAACGGAACTTTCTTTTGTTTTATGGGAAAAAGGTGGAAAAAGTTTAAAGGATTACGAATCTTTTAATGCTTCTTCTGTATCCTTCATTGTTGGTCCTGAAGGAGGACTTGATACTGAGGAGATAGAAATCCTTAAGGAAAAAGGGTTTAAACCAATTTATCTTGGAAAAAGGATTCTAAGGGCAGAAACTGCAGCAATTGCCGGAATGGCTCTTGTTCAATACATCTGGGGAGACTTGGGGGGAGAGTAA